The proteins below are encoded in one region of Gemmatimonadota bacterium:
- a CDS encoding DUF819 family protein, whose translation MQNPWITSPAGVVAVLAGVASLFFLLERKTGWRLFHFFPPLIFIYLVPVALSNTGVLPTSSPAYDFMGTTLLPVFLAVMLLDVDLLATVRVMGRGVFVMLLGTLGVVVGAPAGFLLVRRGLDPEAWQGFGALAGSWIGGTGNMLAVAQMVGLDDSSVQYGYAVIADNAVYLVWLPLLLGSKQLAGRFHAFTRVGEDRLQRMESAARELTIDKGPVEMRHLLYLTCIGFAVAAGAAAASRVLPALPAGSESPFITAGTWKILLVTVFGISLSFTPASRIPGTRAFSMALVYLFVARMGAKADLSNIGGAGLWFVGGAFVWIFIHGAFLLAAARVFRVDVHTAAIASAANIGGAASAPIVAAHHRPSLVPVSILMAMLGYAIGNPAAFLAALLCRWVAGV comes from the coding sequence GTGCAGAATCCATGGATCACCAGTCCCGCCGGAGTCGTGGCGGTGCTGGCGGGCGTTGCCTCGCTCTTCTTCCTCCTGGAACGAAAGACCGGCTGGCGTCTCTTTCACTTCTTTCCGCCGCTCATCTTCATCTATCTCGTGCCGGTGGCTCTCTCCAACACGGGAGTCCTTCCCACATCGTCTCCGGCGTACGACTTCATGGGGACGACGCTGCTCCCCGTCTTTCTGGCCGTCATGCTGCTCGATGTGGACCTTCTCGCAACCGTGCGTGTCATGGGGCGGGGCGTTTTCGTCATGCTGCTCGGGACGCTCGGCGTGGTGGTCGGCGCGCCCGCGGGGTTCCTGCTTGTCCGGAGAGGCCTCGACCCGGAAGCATGGCAGGGCTTCGGCGCGCTCGCGGGGAGCTGGATCGGCGGCACCGGGAATATGCTCGCGGTCGCGCAGATGGTCGGTCTTGATGATTCATCGGTGCAGTATGGGTACGCGGTCATCGCCGACAATGCCGTGTATCTCGTCTGGCTTCCGCTTCTCCTGGGGTCAAAGCAGCTTGCCGGCCGGTTCCACGCGTTCACGAGGGTCGGAGAGGACCGACTGCAGCGAATGGAGAGCGCCGCCCGCGAACTGACCATCGACAAGGGTCCGGTCGAGATGCGGCACTTGCTCTACCTGACCTGCATCGGGTTTGCGGTGGCGGCGGGGGCAGCGGCGGCCTCCCGTGTGCTCCCCGCGCTCCCCGCGGGTTCGGAGTCGCCCTTCATCACGGCGGGAACCTGGAAGATCCTGCTGGTCACAGTCTTCGGAATCTCGCTGTCGTTTACGCCCGCCAGTCGCATCCCCGGCACGCGTGCGTTCTCCATGGCACTCGTCTACCTCTTCGTCGCGCGCATGGGCGCGAAGGCGGATCTGTCGAACATCGGCGGCGCGGGCCTGTGGTTCGTGGGTGGCGCCTTCGTGTGGATCTTCATCCACGGGGCCTTCCTGCTGGCCGCGGCACGCGTCTTTCGTGTGGATGTTCATACTGCGGCCATCGCGTCGGCCGCGAACATCGGCGGGGCGGCATCTGCGCCGATCGTCGCGGCGCATCACCGGCCTTCGCTCGTTCCGGTCTCCATTCTCATGGCGATGCTGGGTTACGCCATCGGAAACCCGGCGGCCTTCCTGGCGGCGCTTCTCTGCCGGTGGGTGGCGGGAGTCTGA
- a CDS encoding FlgD immunoglobulin-like domain containing protein, protein MFRRFAMLALATALSAPSPHAPEQPAGSVVLHPQPPPTEHLLDADAERRHREDREEWIEQMHRAAPGVDWGSIERANGLALQEQRRRAGGSRAGTGSPWVEVGSRNLAGRMHAAVLSPAGDSLYAGSSRGGVWKADLDGAGWRPLGDNLWGGAHTIAAAPGPPETVTRATDGGDLHYTTDGGATWNAPAGPVAGLSEVRRIVVDAASPNRLYLVARKNIAWKIYRSDDGGASYSLVRGLGGHPGDVWIDRQAGGAVYALEGHSVLRSTDAGVSWTSVGTLPVAEFADVLLTGSEAGAPTLYAASDDGGWKLYRSTDAGASWEYRSDIHDFWETMTAAIADPDIVLFGGVECWRSTDGGGSFARVNSWGSYYNDMANKLHADLPGMDAVWTPDGAEILFIATDGGLYRSDDRGETVRNLSLSGLQVSQYYSTHTSANDPDLILAGAQDQGYQRSTGPAVGGARDFTQLISGDYGHITSGDGTHEWVYSNYPGFVLVQQGELFPALPYTLDFPVGEDYPWIPFILGDPNRNKAFYFCATHLYRYRKSGVSWLVDPVSSQDFTVNGGSYLTALSISPANDSRWIAFTNSGIPWHSADAGTTWAASASTGPSAHYFYGTAITHSPTDPLTAYAGGSGYSGPAVYRTTDGGATWTPVGDGLPSTLVYGLVHESPSSEVVYAASESGPYRLNLATDEWEYLGGTTAPLTTYWSVESVPAAGVVRFATYGRGIWDYETDFATSAEPVASIPPGTPLRNHPNPFRDATVFRYRMDEAGRAALRVYDAGGRLVRVLTEGDRADGDHKVAWDGTDRDGRRVAAGVYVARLEHAGRVSVRRVTRLR, encoded by the coding sequence ATGTTTCGCCGCTTCGCCATGCTCGCCCTTGCCACGGCGCTTTCCGCTCCGTCTCCGCACGCGCCGGAGCAACCCGCCGGCAGCGTAGTCCTCCATCCGCAACCTCCGCCCACCGAGCACCTTCTCGACGCGGATGCCGAGCGGCGGCATCGGGAAGACCGCGAGGAGTGGATCGAGCAGATGCACCGGGCCGCGCCGGGGGTGGACTGGGGGAGCATCGAACGCGCGAACGGGCTGGCGCTTCAGGAGCAACGCCGCCGGGCTGGAGGAAGCCGTGCGGGCACGGGCAGCCCGTGGGTGGAGGTAGGCAGCCGCAATCTCGCCGGTCGGATGCACGCGGCCGTCCTCTCCCCCGCCGGAGACAGCCTGTACGCGGGGTCGTCCCGCGGGGGGGTCTGGAAGGCCGACCTCGACGGCGCCGGATGGCGACCGCTGGGCGACAACCTGTGGGGCGGCGCACACACGATCGCGGCGGCCCCCGGCCCACCGGAGACGGTGACGCGCGCCACGGACGGCGGCGACCTCCACTACACGACCGACGGCGGCGCCACCTGGAACGCTCCGGCCGGGCCAGTGGCCGGTCTCTCGGAAGTGCGGCGCATCGTGGTGGATGCGGCTTCCCCGAACCGGCTCTATCTGGTCGCCCGAAAGAACATCGCGTGGAAGATCTACCGCTCGGACGACGGCGGCGCGAGCTACTCACTGGTGCGCGGGCTCGGCGGCCATCCCGGCGATGTCTGGATCGACCGACAGGCCGGCGGCGCGGTGTATGCGCTGGAAGGCCACTCCGTGCTGCGTTCGACGGACGCGGGCGTGTCATGGACTTCTGTCGGCACGCTGCCCGTCGCCGAGTTCGCGGATGTTCTCCTGACGGGATCGGAGGCCGGAGCGCCGACCCTCTACGCGGCTTCCGACGACGGCGGCTGGAAGCTCTACCGATCCACGGACGCGGGAGCCTCATGGGAATACCGCTCCGACATCCACGACTTCTGGGAGACCATGACGGCCGCCATCGCCGATCCCGACATCGTCCTCTTCGGCGGAGTGGAGTGCTGGAGGTCGACCGACGGCGGAGGTTCCTTCGCGAGAGTCAACTCGTGGGGATCGTACTACAACGACATGGCGAACAAGCTCCACGCGGACCTTCCGGGAATGGACGCGGTCTGGACGCCGGACGGCGCGGAAATCCTCTTCATCGCGACCGACGGCGGGCTGTACCGCAGCGACGACCGCGGCGAGACCGTCCGGAACCTCTCGCTCTCCGGGCTTCAGGTCAGCCAGTACTACTCCACGCACACCAGCGCCAACGACCCCGACCTCATCCTCGCCGGGGCGCAGGATCAGGGGTATCAGCGAAGCACCGGCCCGGCAGTCGGCGGCGCGCGCGACTTCACGCAGCTCATCAGCGGCGACTACGGACACATCACTTCCGGCGACGGCACACACGAGTGGGTCTATTCGAACTACCCCGGGTTCGTGCTGGTGCAGCAGGGGGAGTTGTTTCCCGCGCTGCCGTACACGCTGGACTTTCCGGTCGGCGAAGACTACCCGTGGATCCCGTTCATTCTTGGCGACCCCAACCGGAACAAGGCGTTCTACTTCTGCGCGACGCATCTGTACCGATACCGGAAGTCGGGAGTGAGCTGGCTCGTGGACCCCGTATCCTCGCAGGACTTCACCGTGAACGGCGGGAGCTACCTCACGGCGCTTTCGATCTCCCCCGCGAACGACTCCCGGTGGATCGCATTCACGAACAGCGGCATCCCGTGGCACTCGGCCGACGCGGGAACCACATGGGCCGCATCCGCGAGCACGGGGCCGTCCGCGCACTACTTCTACGGGACCGCCATCACGCACTCCCCCACCGATCCGCTCACGGCCTACGCGGGCGGCAGCGGGTACAGCGGCCCCGCCGTGTACCGCACCACCGACGGCGGCGCCACCTGGACGCCGGTCGGAGACGGGCTGCCGTCGACGCTCGTGTACGGGCTGGTCCACGAGAGTCCGTCGAGCGAGGTCGTGTACGCCGCGAGCGAAAGCGGCCCGTACCGGCTGAACCTCGCGACCGACGAATGGGAGTATCTGGGCGGTACCACAGCCCCGCTGACGACCTACTGGAGCGTGGAGTCGGTGCCTGCGGCCGGGGTCGTGCGCTTCGCAACCTACGGGCGCGGGATCTGGGACTACGAGACGGATTTCGCGACCTCCGCGGAACCGGTCGCGTCGATCCCGCCCGGCACGCCGCTTCGCAACCACCCGAATCCGTTCCGCGACGCGACCGTCTTCCGCTACCGGATGGACGAAGCGGGGCGCGCCGCGCTTCGCGTGTACGATGCGGGAGGACGCCTCGTGCGCGTGCTGACCGAAGGAGATCGCGCGGACGGCGACCACAAAGTCGCGTGGGACGGAACGGATCGGGACGGGCGGCGCGTGGCGGCGGGGGTGTATGTCGCCCGGCTTGAGCACGCGGGGCGCGTCAGCGTGCGGAGAGTCACGCGACTCCGATAA
- a CDS encoding glycosyl hydrolase family 18 protein, translating to MRGASPFSAVAALVALLLSGAVVRADAPVVIPAGDRPVDPSPSIHRIELDAWKAREAAGWAPWADPRDLPTQPLAGAPGGPSREVHGYHPYWMGSAYAGYDWSLLSTVAFFSLELHWSGIIVNDHGWPWTGLVSAAHAGGTRVLVTATLFSQAEITSLLSSPANRATAVANLVTAVTDGGADGVNIDFEGVSGSQKTNLLLFMDELGAALSGALADPYVSIATPAVDWSDAFDYDELEARTDHLMIMAYDYHWTSAPTTGPVAPLSGWDPYNVPWTVADYQSSGATPGGMLLGVPYYGYRWPAASGDPGSATTGSATARTYDQAYSEAATHGRLWDAESRTPWYRYESPGWTQCWYEDAESLALKYAYAEAESLAGVGIWALGYDGARPELWAALRDAFGTASAAAPVAGPGARLGLPFPNPFRGAVGVPFHLTNASPARLTIHDASGRLLRVLSSGEFAAGMHRATWNESAASAFPAGVYFLRLEAEGTVSSRRLVRVK from the coding sequence ATGCGTGGTGCATCCCCTTTCTCCGCCGTCGCGGCTCTCGTCGCGCTCCTGCTGTCCGGGGCGGTAGTGCGTGCGGACGCGCCCGTCGTCATTCCCGCCGGTGATCGCCCGGTCGACCCGTCGCCTTCCATCCACCGGATCGAACTGGACGCGTGGAAGGCGCGCGAAGCGGCCGGGTGGGCACCGTGGGCCGATCCCCGGGATCTTCCGACGCAACCGCTGGCAGGCGCTCCGGGCGGCCCGTCCCGGGAAGTCCACGGATATCATCCCTACTGGATGGGGTCGGCGTATGCGGGATACGACTGGTCGCTTCTTTCAACGGTCGCCTTCTTTTCGCTGGAGTTGCACTGGTCGGGAATCATCGTGAACGATCACGGCTGGCCGTGGACCGGTCTGGTGTCAGCGGCGCACGCGGGCGGGACGCGCGTGCTGGTCACCGCGACGCTCTTCTCCCAGGCGGAGATCACCTCGCTTCTTTCGAGTCCTGCGAATCGGGCTACGGCGGTTGCAAACCTCGTGACTGCGGTCACCGATGGCGGGGCCGACGGCGTCAACATCGACTTCGAAGGCGTCTCGGGAAGCCAGAAGACGAACCTCCTGCTGTTCATGGATGAACTCGGCGCGGCGCTTTCGGGTGCGCTTGCGGATCCGTATGTGTCGATCGCCACGCCCGCGGTGGACTGGTCCGACGCTTTCGACTACGACGAACTCGAAGCGCGCACCGACCACCTCATGATCATGGCCTACGACTACCACTGGACATCCGCTCCGACGACCGGCCCGGTGGCGCCGCTCTCCGGGTGGGATCCGTACAATGTGCCGTGGACGGTTGCGGACTATCAGTCATCGGGGGCGACTCCCGGCGGGATGCTTCTGGGCGTGCCGTACTACGGGTACCGGTGGCCCGCCGCGTCGGGTGATCCCGGCTCCGCGACGACCGGTTCCGCCACTGCGCGCACCTACGATCAGGCTTACTCGGAAGCCGCGACTCACGGAAGACTCTGGGACGCGGAGAGCCGGACGCCTTGGTATCGCTATGAATCGCCGGGATGGACGCAGTGCTGGTACGAGGACGCCGAGAGCCTCGCGCTCAAGTACGCTTATGCGGAAGCGGAGTCGCTGGCGGGTGTCGGGATCTGGGCGCTCGGTTACGACGGCGCCCGCCCCGAGCTGTGGGCGGCTCTCCGCGACGCCTTCGGCACCGCGTCCGCGGCGGCACCGGTGGCCGGGCCGGGAGCGCGGCTGGGCCTGCCGTTTCCGAATCCCTTCCGGGGGGCGGTGGGCGTTCCCTTCCATTTGACGAATGCCTCTCCCGCGCGCCTCACCATCCACGATGCTTCCGGGCGGCTTCTCCGCGTCCTGTCGAGCGGGGAGTTCGCGGCGGGGATGCACCGCGCGACATGGAACGAGAGCGCTGCGTCGGCCTTTCCCGCAGGCGTTTACTTTCTTCGGCTGGAGGCGGAAGGGACCGTCTCTTCCCGGCGCCTCGTGCGTGTGAAGTAG
- a CDS encoding FlgD immunoglobulin-like domain containing protein, with product MLPIALTLLLIAAPSFAQVTITTADLQYDIGQSYSMYNIPSPHGVIGMTGLQGGPHVFDFSSGNTSVEWTFDYVDVTDGGHQADFPSATIAEKRVSAEGSAWMYMDFQAGTGRVNYGFYDEVGLPESPSVPFNPSIVDFPTHISYQSFFSGATNFDVTSSGVTMNIDYEYTGFVDGYGTVVLPDSLDELNCIQVNYEEKYTYYWMGVPIQYSYLRSYYYIAEDVGIVAIITSREEDAPVPNNFNIANTIARLFESSKLNTDTAVDDALVTDMLGGNYPNPFTPQTRIRYHLPSAEVVRLGVYDIAGRLVKTLVDGPTAAGSHEVIWSGANRSGHPAPAGVYFYRIDAGDASQSRKMTLVR from the coding sequence ATGCTGCCAATCGCCCTGACCCTTCTTCTCATCGCAGCCCCGTCGTTCGCGCAGGTCACCATCACGACCGCAGATCTCCAGTACGACATTGGCCAGTCCTACAGCATGTACAACATCCCGTCCCCGCATGGCGTGATCGGCATGACGGGACTTCAAGGCGGGCCGCATGTCTTCGACTTCTCTTCAGGAAACACATCCGTGGAATGGACCTTCGACTATGTCGATGTCACCGACGGCGGGCACCAGGCGGACTTCCCGTCCGCCACGATTGCCGAGAAGAGAGTCAGCGCCGAAGGATCCGCATGGATGTACATGGACTTTCAGGCGGGTACCGGCCGCGTCAACTACGGGTTCTACGACGAAGTCGGCCTCCCCGAATCGCCCAGCGTTCCGTTCAACCCGTCGATCGTGGACTTCCCCACCCACATCTCCTACCAGTCCTTCTTCTCGGGTGCGACGAACTTCGATGTCACGAGTTCCGGAGTCACCATGAACATCGACTACGAATACACCGGCTTCGTCGATGGCTATGGCACCGTCGTTCTCCCGGACAGCCTGGACGAACTGAACTGCATTCAGGTCAACTACGAGGAGAAGTACACCTACTACTGGATGGGAGTCCCGATTCAGTATTCTTACCTGCGCTCGTATTACTACATCGCGGAGGATGTGGGCATTGTGGCCATCATCACTTCGCGCGAGGAAGACGCGCCGGTTCCAAACAACTTCAACATCGCCAACACCATCGCCCGGCTGTTTGAGAGTTCCAAGCTGAACACCGACACGGCGGTCGACGATGCGCTGGTGACGGATATGCTGGGCGGAAACTACCCGAACCCGTTCACCCCGCAGACCCGCATCCGCTACCACCTGCCGTCTGCGGAGGTAGTGCGTCTGGGTGTCTACGACATCGCCGGTCGACTCGTGAAGACGCTGGTCGATGGCCCGACGGCTGCGGGAAGCCACGAGGTGATCTGGTCGGGAGCGAACCGGAGCGGGCACCCTGCCCCCGCCGGAGTCTACTTCTACCGGATCGACGCCGGGGACGCCTCGCAGAGCCGGAAGATGACGCTGGTGAGGTAG
- a CDS encoding ZIP family metal transporter has translation MDALSAVGSAGEMGFVLRGFVAGLLASLACGLGAIPVAFRGLRLEERIGLAYAFAGGLMFAAAFYNLLMPALTMGGDSASRLLPVAKTLAGMGLGAAFLWAVDGWLTPDRLASSVFRSVGGRQGTLIFLAMAFHSIPEGIAVGVGYGSEAHVGCDGGLGTYIAIAIGIHNIPEGLAVALPLRLGGASLGRCFLLAFLTSLPQPIAAVPAAWLVWLAEPLMLPLLGFAAGAMIYLVLLELIPDALKRHDPPEIAWSFLAGFGLMVLVQVAL, from the coding sequence ATGGATGCGTTGAGCGCGGTGGGGAGTGCGGGCGAGATGGGGTTTGTGCTGCGCGGGTTCGTCGCGGGGTTGCTCGCGAGCCTCGCGTGCGGGCTGGGCGCGATTCCCGTGGCGTTTCGCGGGCTGCGTCTGGAAGAGCGAATCGGCCTCGCCTACGCCTTTGCGGGCGGTCTCATGTTCGCGGCGGCGTTTTACAACCTGCTCATGCCGGCCCTCACGATGGGGGGTGACAGTGCATCCCGCCTCCTCCCCGTGGCGAAGACGCTCGCCGGGATGGGGCTGGGGGCGGCATTCCTGTGGGCGGTGGACGGATGGCTGACTCCGGACAGGCTGGCGTCGTCGGTCTTCCGTAGTGTCGGAGGGCGGCAGGGGACGCTGATCTTCCTTGCGATGGCATTTCACTCGATCCCGGAAGGGATTGCGGTCGGGGTCGGGTACGGTTCAGAGGCGCATGTCGGGTGCGACGGGGGGCTCGGCACTTACATTGCCATCGCAATCGGCATTCACAACATCCCGGAAGGACTGGCTGTCGCGCTGCCGCTTCGGTTGGGGGGCGCGTCGCTGGGGCGGTGTTTCCTCCTCGCATTCCTCACGAGCCTGCCGCAGCCGATCGCGGCGGTCCCGGCCGCGTGGCTCGTATGGCTCGCGGAGCCGCTCATGCTGCCGCTTCTGGGGTTCGCGGCGGGCGCGATGATCTACCTCGTACTGCTGGAACTGATCCCCGACGCGCTGAAGCGCCACGACCCTCCCGAGATCGCGTGGTCGTTCCTGGCGGGCTTCGGCCTGATGGTGCTGGTGCAGGTGGCGCTCTAG
- the glyA gene encoding serine hydroxymethyltransferase, whose amino-acid sequence MDRFASLREGDAAVHATVAAEIRRQNDGLELIASENFVSRAVLDTMGSPLTNKYAEGYPGKRYYGGCVEVDRAEELARERATELFGADHANVQPHSGSTANMTAYFSLLEMGDRVLGMSLAHGGHLTHGHPVNFSGRFFDVAHYEVDRETERIDMDRVRDLAREHRPKMIVAGASAYPRHWDFEAFRSIADEVGAYFMTDMAHFAGLVAAGVHPSPVPHSDIVTSTTHKTLRGPRAGLILCREEHAKAVDKTNFPGMQGGPLMHMIAAKAVCFGEAMRPEFTEYARRVVSSAAALAEGLTEEGFRLVSGGTDNHLMLVDMTPKGISGKKAERLLGEVDITVNKNAIPFDPKKPTLTSGIRIGTPALVTRGMGPDEMRRVASFVGRALANLDEDERTKGRIAADVRELAGEFPLYPDLEDSGSPVEAGD is encoded by the coding sequence ATGGACCGATTCGCATCACTTCGGGAAGGAGACGCCGCCGTTCACGCAACGGTGGCTGCGGAGATCCGCCGCCAGAACGACGGGCTGGAACTCATCGCCTCGGAGAACTTCGTCAGCCGTGCCGTACTGGACACGATGGGTTCCCCGCTCACGAACAAGTACGCGGAGGGGTACCCCGGGAAGCGGTACTACGGCGGATGCGTGGAGGTGGACCGCGCGGAGGAGCTTGCACGCGAGCGCGCGACGGAACTGTTCGGCGCGGACCACGCCAATGTGCAACCGCACTCGGGCTCCACCGCGAACATGACGGCGTACTTTTCGCTGCTGGAGATGGGGGACCGCGTGCTGGGGATGAGCCTCGCGCACGGCGGACATCTGACGCACGGGCATCCCGTGAACTTCAGCGGGCGCTTCTTCGATGTGGCGCATTACGAAGTGGACCGCGAGACCGAACGAATCGACATGGACCGCGTGCGTGATCTCGCGCGGGAGCACCGGCCGAAGATGATCGTCGCGGGAGCGAGCGCATACCCGCGTCACTGGGACTTCGAGGCGTTCCGGTCGATCGCGGATGAGGTCGGCGCGTACTTCATGACCGACATGGCGCACTTCGCGGGGCTTGTGGCGGCCGGCGTTCATCCTTCGCCGGTGCCGCATTCCGATATCGTGACCTCGACCACACACAAGACGCTGCGCGGCCCGCGTGCCGGGCTCATCCTCTGCCGCGAGGAACACGCGAAGGCGGTCGACAAGACCAACTTCCCCGGGATGCAGGGGGGACCGCTCATGCACATGATCGCGGCGAAGGCGGTGTGCTTCGGGGAGGCGATGCGGCCGGAGTTTACGGAGTACGCCAGGCGCGTCGTGTCGAGCGCGGCGGCGCTGGCGGAGGGGCTGACCGAAGAAGGGTTCCGGCTTGTGTCGGGGGGCACGGACAACCATCTGATGCTGGTGGACATGACGCCGAAGGGCATCTCCGGCAAGAAGGCGGAGCGGCTTCTGGGCGAAGTGGACATTACCGTGAACAAGAATGCCATCCCCTTCGATCCGAAGAAGCCGACGCTGACCAGCGGCATTCGGATCGGCACGCCCGCGCTCGTGACGCGCGGGATGGGGCCGGACGAGATGAGGCGCGTGGCATCGTTTGTCGGGCGGGCACTCGCGAATCTCGACGAGGACGAGCGCACCAAGGGCCGGATCGCGGCGGATGTCCGTGAACTGGCCGGGGAGTTCCCGCTGTACCCGGATCTCGAAGACTCCGGCAGTCCGGTGGAAGCGGGGGACTAG
- a CDS encoding low molecular weight protein arginine phosphatase: MAFHVLFVCTGNTCRSPMAEVAARRLLEPGANGEFTVSSAGVFGRDGTFASEGAQGVAREEGLRLDAFQSRLLTPEIVAEADLVLVMEPAHRAGVLAADPAADTRTFVLGEFAGESGPDAAVGDPFGSSTESYRETFGRIADLLSKGLARIREMAGQ; encoded by the coding sequence ATGGCGTTCCATGTTCTCTTCGTCTGCACCGGCAACACCTGCCGAAGCCCGATGGCGGAGGTGGCGGCGAGGCGGCTGCTTGAGCCGGGGGCGAACGGGGAGTTCACCGTCTCTTCGGCGGGAGTGTTCGGTCGGGATGGTACTTTCGCGTCGGAAGGCGCGCAGGGAGTGGCACGCGAAGAGGGACTCCGGCTCGACGCCTTCCAGAGCCGCCTGCTCACCCCGGAGATCGTGGCGGAGGCGGATCTTGTGCTGGTGATGGAACCCGCACATCGTGCCGGAGTGCTCGCGGCAGATCCCGCCGCAGACACCAGGACCTTTGTCCTCGGCGAGTTCGCCGGGGAATCAGGCCCGGACGCCGCCGTGGGGGATCCCTTCGGGAGTTCCACGGAGTCGTACCGGGAGACCTTCGGACGGATCGCCGACCTCTTGTCGAAAGGGCTCGCGCGCATCCGGGAGATGGCCGGGCAGTGA
- a CDS encoding L-threonylcarbamoyladenylate synthase, translating to MLIEVDHQSPDPVIVEEVGRVLLGGGVVALRTDTVYGFVGSVNRPDAIRKLIRLKKRPKTKPFIVLASDWQGVRAVTGHLPAVARSLGDRFWPGPLTMVLPADHGLPKEVTAGGRTIAVRIPDNAFVTALLEIVGAPLAAPSANVAGAPPAVCGKDIHQTYGDRVDLVLDGGEGTGRKASTIVDCTTDPAEILRPGVVALGASDLTTE from the coding sequence ATGCTCATTGAGGTGGATCATCAGTCTCCTGACCCGGTCATCGTGGAAGAGGTGGGGCGCGTTCTGCTGGGCGGCGGCGTGGTGGCCCTGCGGACAGACACCGTGTACGGTTTTGTCGGGAGCGTGAACCGCCCGGATGCAATCCGAAAACTGATTCGCCTCAAGAAGCGGCCGAAGACGAAGCCGTTCATCGTGCTCGCGTCCGACTGGCAGGGGGTGCGTGCCGTCACGGGGCACCTGCCGGCGGTGGCGAGAAGCCTGGGCGATCGCTTCTGGCCGGGCCCGCTGACCATGGTTCTCCCGGCGGACCACGGCCTCCCGAAGGAGGTGACGGCGGGTGGAAGAACGATCGCGGTTCGCATTCCTGACAACGCCTTCGTGACGGCGCTCTTGGAGATCGTGGGCGCCCCGCTGGCCGCACCGAGCGCGAATGTCGCGGGGGCGCCACCCGCGGTATGCGGAAAGGACATCCACCAGACCTACGGAGACCGGGTGGATCTCGTGCTGGATGGCGGAGAGGGCACCGGGCGGAAGGCTTCGACCATCGTGGACTGCACCACGGATCCCGCAGAGATCCTCCGGCCGGGGGTCGTGGCCTTGGGCGCCTCGGATCTCACCACGGAGTGA
- the purE gene encoding 5-(carboxyamino)imidazole ribonucleotide mutase, which yields MADPRVLVMIGSESDREQMQGCVDYLDRFEIPYEFVVSSAHRTPEKTRQYAQSASERGVRIIICGAGMSAHLPGAVAAETTLPVIGVPLPGSALSGMDSLQSIVQMPAGVPVATMAIGTAGARNAAIFAAQVIALTDEDTRERLTEFKTELASR from the coding sequence ATGGCTGATCCCAGGGTTCTCGTGATGATCGGGAGCGAGAGCGACCGCGAACAAATGCAGGGATGTGTGGATTATCTCGACCGGTTCGAGATTCCGTACGAGTTCGTCGTGTCGTCCGCGCATCGTACGCCGGAGAAAACGCGCCAGTACGCGCAGTCCGCATCGGAGCGCGGGGTGCGCATCATCATCTGCGGGGCGGGGATGTCCGCGCACCTGCCGGGAGCGGTGGCCGCCGAGACGACTCTTCCCGTGATCGGCGTTCCTCTCCCGGGTTCGGCGCTCTCCGGGATGGACAGCCTCCAGTCGATCGTGCAGATGCCGGCGGGAGTGCCGGTGGCGACCATGGCCATTGGAACGGCGGGCGCCCGGAATGCCGCCATCTTCGCCGCGCAGGTGATCGCGCTGACAGACGAGGACACGCGCGAACGCCTGACGGAGTTCAAGACGGAACTGGCATCTCGCTGA